In Acinetobacter sp. WCHAc010034, a genomic segment contains:
- the ftsZ gene encoding cell division protein FtsZ encodes MASFEFLEDDQNDSNGQARFTVFGVGGAGGNAVQHMLESDIQGVKFVCANTDKQALDRMNAQFKIQLGEQSTRGLGAGANPQVGQTAAEESRELIRQHLEGTDMVFVTAGMGGGTGTGAAPVVAEIAKEMGILTVGVVTTPFNFEGKRRQQSAEKGIEALEAHVDSLIIIPNQRLLKVFRDISMKDAYKKADDVLLNAVRSIFDLVVRPGHINLDFADLKTAMSTRGYAMMGAGSGRGETRARQAAEQAIRSPLLDNVTIMNAKGILINVTGGDDVTFGEIEEITDVVNQIVDLDEGQVFYGTVFDPDARDEISVTVIATGLTRNSADSAEPVKRSGVQAVRQQSAAQSAADEDDVPAIQRQQADGAAASASPSVSSPRPTPMSIQDYLKNQQRK; translated from the coding sequence ATGGCCTCATTTGAATTTTTAGAAGATGATCAAAACGACAGCAACGGCCAAGCCCGTTTCACTGTATTCGGGGTAGGCGGCGCCGGCGGCAATGCTGTGCAGCACATGCTGGAGTCAGATATTCAGGGCGTGAAGTTTGTCTGCGCAAATACCGACAAGCAGGCGCTGGACCGCATGAATGCGCAGTTCAAGATCCAGCTGGGCGAGCAGAGCACCCGCGGCCTGGGCGCCGGGGCAAACCCGCAGGTGGGCCAGACCGCAGCTGAAGAAAGCCGCGAGCTGATCCGCCAGCACCTTGAAGGCACGGACATGGTCTTTGTCACTGCCGGCATGGGCGGCGGCACAGGCACCGGCGCTGCGCCGGTGGTTGCTGAAATTGCCAAAGAAATGGGCATTTTGACCGTGGGCGTCGTCACTACGCCGTTCAACTTCGAAGGCAAGCGCCGCCAGCAGTCCGCTGAAAAAGGCATTGAAGCTCTGGAAGCGCATGTTGACTCGCTGATCATTATTCCAAACCAGCGCCTGCTGAAAGTGTTCCGCGACATTTCAATGAAGGATGCCTACAAAAAAGCCGATGACGTTTTGCTGAACGCGGTGCGCAGCATCTTTGACCTGGTGGTGCGCCCGGGCCACATCAACCTTGACTTTGCCGATTTGAAAACCGCAATGAGCACGCGCGGCTATGCAATGATGGGCGCAGGCAGCGGCCGCGGCGAAACCCGCGCGCGCCAGGCGGCCGAGCAGGCGATCCGCAGCCCATTGCTGGATAACGTGACCATCATGAACGCCAAAGGCATTCTGATTAACGTAACCGGCGGCGATGACGTGACTTTTGGTGAAATTGAAGAAATCACCGATGTGGTCAACCAGATTGTTGACCTGGATGAAGGCCAGGTCTTCTACGGCACGGTATTTGATCCGGATGCGCGCGATGAAATCAGCGTTACCGTGATTGCCACAGGCTTGACCCGCAATTCCGCCGATTCTGCGGAGCCGGTGAAGCGTTCCGGAGTGCAGGCCGTGCGCCAGCAGTCGGCAGCCCAAAGCGCGGCCGATGAAGACGATGTTCCGGCCATTCAGCGCCAGCAGGCTGACGGCGCAGCGGCCAGCGCCTCGCCGTCGGTTTCAAGCCCGCGCCCAACGCCAATGAGCATTCAGGATTATTTGAAAAACCAGCAGCGCAAGTAA
- a CDS encoding cell division protein FtsQ/DivIB — translation MAQLPASMRRKRAAVTSIHDRPPTRKEKLAEAGGWLLLAVAALVLAAGVFGFYRVMTDAQTAALNVAGARSDAERSQVLAHVAPAVTENYFTSDLRAIRDRALELSWVDRVVVSRAWPNAIRVRVMPRNAIARWGTGRLLSDSGEVFTEVTPRNYQNLPLLHGPVSQSKMMMRRYNEINQLFLPAGIRLKELYLTERMTWFMQFDSGLRIIVDQDQTMSKLQRLSHLAHNDLKPVWPNISAIDLRYRNGLAIQWKNAAPPKIASGQFVVTINDTGIADGTALKP, via the coding sequence ATGGCTCAACTCCCTGCCTCCATGCGCCGCAAGCGGGCTGCAGTCACCTCAATCCATGACAGGCCTCCGACCCGCAAGGAGAAGCTTGCGGAAGCCGGCGGCTGGCTGCTGCTGGCGGTGGCGGCTCTGGTGCTGGCTGCGGGGGTGTTTGGCTTTTACCGGGTAATGACCGATGCGCAGACCGCTGCGCTGAATGTCGCCGGCGCCCGCTCAGATGCGGAGCGCAGCCAGGTGCTGGCGCATGTTGCGCCGGCGGTGACGGAAAATTACTTCACTTCGGACTTAAGGGCGATCCGCGACCGCGCCCTGGAGCTGTCCTGGGTGGACCGTGTGGTGGTATCGCGCGCCTGGCCAAACGCCATCCGCGTGCGGGTGATGCCGCGCAATGCCATTGCACGCTGGGGCACCGGGCGCCTGCTGAGCGACAGCGGCGAGGTGTTTACTGAAGTGACACCGCGCAATTATCAGAATCTGCCGCTGCTGCATGGGCCGGTCAGCCAATCCAAAATGATGATGCGGCGCTATAATGAGATTAACCAGCTGTTCCTTCCGGCCGGCATCCGATTAAAAGAATTATATTTAACGGAGCGCATGACCTGGTTCATGCAGTTTGATTCCGGCCTGCGCATTATTGTCGATCAGGATCAGACCATGAGCAAGCTTCAACGCTTGAGTCATCTGGCGCATAATGATTTAAAGCCGGTATGGCCTAATATTTCAGCCATTGACCTGCGCTACCGGAACGGGCTGGCGATTCAGTGGAAGAACGCCGCGCCGCCGAAAATAGCCAGCGGCCAATTTGTTGTAACGATTAATGACACAGGCATTGCGGATGGAACAGCCCTGAAGCCATAA
- the ftsA gene encoding cell division protein FtsA, whose translation MNEAVPSVVAIDIGTHKVSVLIGKVHAPDNIQVIGMAAARNRGMNKGKIVSLDKVITAIKNAVQEAEDMAECRVHSAWISIPSAELKSFYASGRTPVANTDQTITTNEVVRALELAKASHLTSDHYLVSAVPLGFELDDAPEWVLNPIRMSAQSMTGHYHLMMLPISTMQNLDRALKGANIGVERMVISSLATAEASLLKDEREYGVCLVDIGAGTTNVAVYLDGRLAMTHTLQRGGEHVTRDIAAVLQTTTEEAERIKLLYGCVDLKVVKPDHMIQFQGIDGPQTISRIELTEIIIARYEEVLGLVREVLEGNGAIHGLYHGVVLTGDASQIEGMVSFARKTLGVSAHLGNPPVQVHAEEQNQAALRRSQYATAAGLLMFSQSDAQDTIAEQEDPERLSVMQRVKRAWSGFNETLKSIF comes from the coding sequence ATGAATGAAGCTGTTCCCTCAGTTGTTGCGATTGACATTGGGACACATAAAGTTTCAGTTTTGATTGGCAAGGTCCATGCGCCAGACAATATCCAGGTGATAGGCATGGCCGCCGCTCGTAACCGAGGCATGAATAAAGGAAAAATCGTCAGTCTCGATAAGGTCATTACCGCAATTAAAAATGCAGTACAGGAAGCCGAAGACATGGCGGAGTGCCGCGTGCATTCCGCCTGGATTTCCATTCCTAGCGCTGAGTTGAAAAGTTTTTACGCTTCCGGGCGCACGCCGGTCGCAAACACCGACCAGACTATAACAACCAATGAAGTGGTGCGCGCATTAGAGCTGGCCAAAGCCAGCCACTTAACCTCGGACCACTATCTGGTGAGCGCCGTGCCGCTGGGCTTTGAGCTGGATGACGCGCCGGAATGGGTGCTGAACCCGATCCGGATGTCCGCGCAGAGCATGACCGGGCATTACCACCTGATGATGCTGCCGATCAGCACCATGCAGAACCTTGACCGCGCCTTGAAAGGCGCCAATATCGGGGTGGAGCGCATGGTGATTTCCAGCCTGGCGACGGCTGAAGCCAGCCTGCTGAAGGATGAGCGCGAGTACGGCGTCTGCCTGGTGGATATCGGTGCAGGCACCACCAATGTGGCGGTGTATCTGGATGGGCGCCTGGCCATGACGCATACGCTGCAGCGTGGCGGAGAGCATGTGACGCGCGATATCGCGGCGGTGCTGCAGACCACTACGGAAGAAGCGGAGCGCATTAAGCTGCTGTACGGCTGCGTTGACCTGAAAGTGGTGAAGCCGGATCATATGATCCAGTTTCAGGGCATTGACGGTCCGCAAACCATCAGCCGGATTGAGCTGACGGAAATCATTATTGCGCGCTATGAAGAAGTGCTGGGGCTGGTGCGGGAAGTGCTGGAGGGCAATGGCGCCATCCATGGCCTGTATCATGGCGTTGTGCTGACCGGTGATGCCAGCCAGATTGAAGGCATGGTCAGCTTTGCGCGCAAAACCTTAGGCGTTTCCGCGCATCTCGGCAATCCGCCGGTGCAGGTGCATGCGGAAGAGCAGAATCAGGCCGCGTTGCGCCGTTCGCAGTATGCGACTGCGGCGGGCCTGCTGATGTTCAGCCAAAGCGATGCGCAGGATACGATTGCAGAGCAGGAAGATCCGGAGCGGCTGTCGGTGATGCAGCGGGTTAAGCGCGCCTGGTCCGGCTTCAATGAAACGCTGAAGTCCATTTTTTAA
- a CDS encoding D-alanine--D-alanine ligase, giving the protein MSNASKFGKVAVLLGGKSAERRVSLDSGTAVLEALLRSGVNAEGFDPQERSVTELAGYDRAFIVLHGRGGEDGQIQGVLEWLNIPYTGTGVQGSAIGMDKVKTKQVWQGSELPTAPYRIIGKETDLDEVIAGLGLPLIIKPVHEGSSVGMSKVEKAEDLAAAIEKATVHDAVVMAEKWITGREYTISFLNGQPLPVIRLQPPADVAFYDYDAKYNRNDVQYGIPCGLSEAEEKRLQALCLRAFQAVGASGWGRIDAMQDESGAFWLLEVNTVPGMTSHSLVPKAANAVGYSFDDLCLAILEQTLNGAAH; this is encoded by the coding sequence GTGTCAAATGCTTCAAAATTCGGCAAAGTTGCTGTGTTGCTTGGCGGCAAATCCGCTGAGCGTAGAGTCTCTCTGGATAGCGGTACGGCGGTGCTGGAAGCATTGCTCCGTTCCGGCGTAAATGCGGAAGGCTTTGACCCGCAGGAAAGAAGCGTCACTGAGCTTGCAGGCTATGACCGCGCATTTATTGTGCTGCATGGGCGCGGCGGCGAAGACGGCCAGATCCAGGGTGTGCTGGAATGGCTGAATATCCCCTATACCGGCACCGGCGTGCAGGGTTCTGCAATCGGCATGGATAAGGTCAAAACCAAGCAGGTTTGGCAGGGTTCAGAACTGCCGACCGCGCCTTACCGCATTATCGGCAAAGAAACGGATTTAGACGAAGTCATTGCCGGCCTCGGCCTGCCGCTGATTATCAAGCCGGTGCATGAAGGCTCCAGCGTCGGCATGAGCAAGGTGGAAAAAGCTGAAGATCTGGCCGCCGCCATTGAAAAAGCCACAGTGCACGATGCGGTGGTCATGGCTGAAAAATGGATCACCGGGCGCGAGTACACCATTTCATTCCTGAATGGCCAGCCGCTGCCGGTCATCCGCCTGCAGCCGCCGGCAGACGTGGCGTTCTATGACTATGACGCGAAATACAACCGCAATGATGTGCAGTACGGCATTCCCTGCGGCCTGAGCGAAGCTGAAGAAAAGCGCCTGCAGGCGCTGTGCCTGCGCGCGTTTCAGGCTGTAGGCGCCAGCGGCTGGGGCCGCATTGACGCCATGCAGGATGAAAGCGGCGCGTTCTGGCTGCTGGAAGTCAATACCGTGCCGGGCATGACCAGCCATTCGCTGGTGCCTAAAGCCGCCAATGCGGTCGGCTACAGTTTTGATGATTTGTGCCTGGCGATTCTGGAACAGACACTGAACGGTGCGGCTCACTAA